ATACAAGCATTAGAGTACTCATACATCTAAAACTGAATTTGGAGAAGAGATTTGAAAAGGACAGGTTTGAATTAAGTACAGTTTGACCAGACATGATAGTAAAGGTTACACACTTCATTGTCACGGTCACAAGAGAAATTTTAGCCCTGACACCATTAGGACTTATTGTTACATTTCTCTAATTAGACAGCCAGatcctttttaaaatgaagcctAGTTAtgctatatttttaaaagtattgaAATAGTCTTGTGCAGTACAATGCAACAAGGAATAGCAGAGGATGCAGGGGTTCCCCATGTGTTTGTGTATGCCACCAGGGGGGACTCCTTCCTCATCTATTTCATTTATGGCAGTAACTGTGAGAGAAAACACGTAGCTTGGAACCCGGTCTGGAAAGTCACTGGATTCAACTAAGTGTTTGTCTTCATTTTAGTTGTGAGAGCTTTCATATATGACCTTGTAAatctgcagagctctttctAATGAGTCCATCAGTTACCCAACGTGCTGTGCAGTGAAGCAAGTCCCAGTctggcagcagtggggttgCATTCAGTGGGGTCATCTCATGTCAATGCTGCACAGTCAGTGCAGTCTCCCACCTACTTAAAACTGGCCTGTGACTTTTGCTGGATCTGTTGAGTCTTCTGTCAGTCCTGGCTTGTTCTCTGACTGATTAGACTTACTCCAGAATATGGATATATGgattttgtgatttaaaataaatattttcttttgacacAGTTATGAGGTAGCTATACTTCAGTGTCTATTTCATTATTactgtttcattatttctttttccagctacTACAACATCCTAGCTACTACAGCatccagatttatttttatttgcaactGTGGTTGCAAATTGTTTGCATGTTTTATAGTGTCCTGTTAAACAACAGCTGAAGTCTGTGTGAGGTGTATGTACTCTGTCAGGGAAATTGTATAACGttgaagtcatagaatcattgaatgggttgggttggaaaggaccttacAGTTCATCTGGTTCCAAACCCCCTAACATGCACTGTACTGACAAAATGAGCAGTGTTTGGACTTGATGCTCCAGCATGAATTGCGTGGTGCAGCTTCTCTGCTAGAGATTGCAGTGAAGAGCGTGAGAAGAGGTCACAGAGCTAGGGGGAGGGGCATGGAGCTCATTAGTAGAAATTTTATAGATTTTTAAGGTTGTTGTCGCTAAGAAGTATCACCGTGATAGATGCAGCTTTGAAGGTAAAGCTGACATAGAGCAGAACTTCAGTGGTCTGGTCATTAATGTGTTAACTGGTCGCATTAATCTCCATCCTTACCGACTTTCAGAAATATATCATCCGATTAGTCCTATCCATAACGTCTGAGTTTTCTTATGGTATGATGAGCTTTGTGAGAAATTCACTGTGAAAACATACGAGGACTATTGACTAACACACCAGTAAGGGTGGACTAGGTTTTCATCGTTtgtttgtaacttttttttattacgTTCAGGAAACCTTGTGAGCATGAGAAATCAAGCCTTCACAACAGTTGCTTCTGTTGAGTCAGCCCCCACTTGCCTTCTACATTCTTCTGGTAATCGTATTTTTAGTTTCTCTCACTTCCTTATTTCacacagttttctctttcatttttcactcGTGACATGAGCTGTGCTGTCTGGAGAAGATGTAACAACAAaggcagaaattcttttccttcatgAAGTTTATGATGAAGATAACTGATAGCATTGTAATAGGATTACTTAAGAGAATTAAGAGAATTtgacagaataaaacaaatattcccTGGAGATGTGTGACTGAGGATGACCGTGCTGaatttttgttcctctttctcCAAAATGAAGCATTCTGCCCAATACCGATCAGAATAAGTAAATATGTTTGAgtttgtctttttcattttgttcactCCTGGAGTCAGTGGATTTTTCTGTACATCGTCAGATCTAGAACTGTCGTATACTTTTTGTGGTAAGTAGAAACTAgcttattcttttccttttggccTGTGCACAATAATTACATTAGCCTAAGGCAATGTGAGCTTTCTCTTCCATATGTTTCTTGGATGAATCAGGCAAATATAAACAAGAGTTTCAGCTGGTGTATATTTCTGTTATTAATCACCCTATTATAAAAATTATGCTgcataaatgtaaatattacCTCGGTGGCTTGCAGTAGGTAAGAGGGAAGGTGTTTACTACTCAGTAGAGAAGGCATGAGGCATATTTTGATTCAGGAAAAGCTGGAagatttttgtttggaaaattttgtttggattttgtttggAAATTCTGTATTGTATAAATTACCCACACTGATTTAACTAATATTCTACActcaaaatattgaaaaaaaaaagctgtctaTGAGACTGTACCAGGCTGGGGGTCAGTGCAGCTTTGGGGCAGCAAGACAGGCTCTCTCCTGGTTGCTAGCTGTCTCTGAGCAGTAGGCCATAGGATCCATGTATTTCACTGACTTTTTTCATCAGTTCTGCAGCAATGAGGCACAATGAGACTGCGAGGGCCAAGCAGGTTCTGTGTGCACACATATACTCAATGGCAGGAAAGTAGGAATTTTAGGAGACAGatattttttaaggaaagaaacatGTCTATGTGCATTACCAGTGTTGATCACCTGTAAAATATCTATGTAAAGTAAAGCATGAGAGGGAATGTTTACCTCGGATACTTTGCTTTCCATTaacacacatttaaaaaatgtaatgagTCTGTGTCAGGCCTAAGCTTGCAAACTGAGCCTTTGAGACTACTGTGTGTTTTGTTCTCCATTTTTCTACCATAATTTCCTGTACGCAGTTATGATCAGAACATGACTGCCAATTACCAGCAGTCACACCGTCCTTTTGCACAACCCTTGCTTGAATCCACGAAATAGAAGTCAGAGCTCATTATAAATCATGATGAAGTCTCTGTTGCTACCTGAGGTGGCCTGCTAGCCTTGGGCAACGTGCTAGTATGGATAATACACAGCTAGCGTAAGTAGGAATATTTTTATCAAAGGATCCTGATGGCATAATGCTAATGTAAAGTGTGtgactttgaaaaagaaaaaagcatattttttgcCTGATTGAGAGCAAAATGTAATTCATCCAACAAATGACTTTTCTTACTTCTCAGTCACAAAGTAATATGATGGTCCTTTTGCATTCTAACCATGTAAGCAATAAGGAATATCATTTGAAAAGATCCTTAATGTTTCCTACAAGTAATTAGATTACACAATTGCATAATATATACtttatattaaatttatttgtatTGTGTTTGTGTTTACTGTAAGTGTTACATATGTACGTTTTTAGTAATTCACTGGAGAAATCTCCagtaataaatataataaataaatagtgttattttcaCTAACAACATGAAATCATTTTATCCTGTAGATTCTTCATCTCATTATTTCAAGTTTAATGTGACACCCTGCAGCATGCTGAACAAATCCGTCTGGTATGCTGCTGTTACCTGGATTCCAAGTGAGTCACTATTGCCTAGAGAATTATATTGtctgaatgcaaaaaaaaatatagtaaaaGTGATGCAAGCAAAAAACTGTCACTTTACCCTAAATGTCAGTGTATTTAAGAGATACGTTTCTGTGATTAACAATGGAATAGACAAACTACAGCGATGGTCAGAAATAATGATTTCTAAGCAGTTTGTGAAGATAGGAGTGTTTGAATTTGGTTTGTGCAGGTTCCGTAGCTCAGTACACTGACTGGCACTGCGTGTGCCAGTTTGAGGCAGCTCAGGTACTtctagaaaaagcaaacaaacttttGCTGTGTACAAGCTCTTCTGGTCCAAAAATGACCCAAGAtattttaaggggaaaaaatatccaAGCATGTCAGGACTATGAATATGCATACTCTAGAAACTGGAAATATGGTAatggagtgtgtgtgtgtaaaccTAGCTTTAAGCTAAACTTTAAACCAAGTTGTCAATGTGTAATGAAATGTGTACTGACAATGATTTCAGTCACATAGTTTGATTtttgagcagtgctgtgtgaagCCTTGAGTTGTACTTGATGACCCttatcccttccaactcggaatattctgtgattctattagTCTGTGAGCTGCATCTTAAACTTCACCTGCTCAGTAAAAATTCTGAAGCTGTGGTAAGGTTGCTTCCCTAGTAAGGTAACCTTATGACGGCTACTAGCAATCTGGACAATTTGTTTACAATACCTGCTTAAAACTACATGTGTGGAATCTCTCAGGGATGAGCTATGGAGCTAAGTGAACACTGTTGTCGTTCCtgaagaaattgaaagaaattttgaaatatgtCACTAATATATTTCTTAAGACTGATGCCTTTTGGTAAAAgaaaccaacttttttttttttttctggaaagaacggttttcaagaaatgcatatttattAGTTTTGAGGGACtaaaaaaatccagatttcagaaaaaagtagttttttagTCTAAATAGTATGTctgcatatgtattttttcctccctaccaattacttttttcttactTGCAATATCTTAACTAGAAAGTGATGTTACCTTTTTGAAGATAGTCTTCACAGTCTGGTATGAAGGTGCCAGAGCGTTGCAATGGGGAGAAGTTCTTTGCAGTGGAACTGATGACGAATATTCTCTGTGTGGAAGGCTGAAAGGAGGTCAGTGGGAAACCTTGCCTTGCAGGTTGCAGACTGTGGTATAATCTGGCCACTGGTTCTTGCCACCAAGCAGATTTCTGAGAAGACTAACTGATCAACCCATGCATATAGAATTTTCTCTTTATGATCAATTCATCTCACTTAGAAGGAAAACCCAGAAATATTAAGGTGAAGCTTCATCAAGATTAGCTGTGCTATAGCACTTCGGCCTTCACTGAGGTGTCCTTTCTGTCTCTGGGACCTCTGGCTTCTGGAAGCAGCAGCTTAAGGCACTGAAGAGTATAATACTTCACCATTTCAGAGTGAAGCGTTGAATCAGAGTTTGCACCCAGGTGCACTCTAGTCAAGCCACATGGGTCAATGATTTCACCCCTCATCTCATGACTCAGGTGGCAGAATTTAGAGCAGGCAGTTTTCTGCTGGAATAACTCTGCTAAGATTGAGTGTTTTCAAATTATACTCTTTAATGTCTTTATAGCgttgtttccttctctgtaaATTGGGATTAGTAATACCCTTTATTGCATTATGACACTTCTATTgcaaacatttctaaaatgacaTGGAAACACTAAACTTGACTGGACTGCACACAAAGCTGAGGAGGATCTAGGGTCACTACTAACATACAGAACAGTTTATTCAGGTAAGTGTCTGGATGGTGTTCTAGAGATACTATCTATAACCacataaaatgtgttttattagAGAAGAGTCATCCTGTAGTACAAGCTAACCAACATTAGCATGACAAAGGCTCTGATCCGAAGTGTTCAGGATATCAGTTCAAAGCCAAAAAGACTAGAACAGATCTCCAAATATGTagttcatattttcctttttttttttaagtgaatatCAGCTCTTCTCAGTTTTCAGTTTGTCTGAACTACTATTACAAATTGAATACAGTAGGAAGGGTTTGTAGAAGATGTTGCAGTAGCTTTCTGtttgatttatattttcttgCACATTGTTTAGGCAAACAGGCTGAGTTTTAGGAGAATAAAGAGGTGGAGGTTTTATGCCTGGAAGAGTAAATGGCattggcagtgctgctgagagaTATGCTATATTGCTTTGAAGTTATTTATGAAGTTTCACTAATGGCTTTATGTTTAAGTAACCATTTATATTGTTGCTTATCTGTTTTACAGAAACAATTGACACAGAATTTGACATTAAGGGTAAAAGAACATTGTTTCCAAAGgtacttttcattttatttaaatagtaaTGTTAAAATAGCATACTTAACAGAACTGTATAATTATGTGATCATTCAATCATAGAACCAACGACtagtttgggttgaaagggaccttaaagaccgTCTAGTTCCAAGCCCTCTACCCTGGGCATGGAAGTATTCCACCAGACCAAGTTAtccagggccacatccaacctggtcttgaacacttccagggatggagaacctgcagcttctctgggcaacctgttccagtgccttgcTACACTCATAGTGAAGAATTCATTCCTTGTACCTAATCTAAATACACTCTCTTTTAGTTGAAAACCCCTCCTCCTATCCTCTCTGACATTCCTTGACAAAGACTCCCTCCACCTTTCCTGTAGACCCCATTTAGGGACTGAAATACCACAGCGAGCTCTCCCTGGAGGCCTCAGCCCtctccagcctgaacaagcccagcttcctctgCCTTTCTGTGCAGGAGAAGTGCCCCATTCTTCTGATCATCTgtgtggtcctcctctggaccactCTAGCATGTCCATGTcttacatttatatattttctggAAAGATAGGTTCAActgaactgcagaaaacaggaaaagaaaatgtcagaaaacTTTCTTGTGCTTGAGGTGACAAGTCCAGAATGGTGGCATCTTTGAAATTCTAGTTGTGTTTGGATTATTCTTCCTTTATTATTCCTCTATTTTATAAATGACCAAAAGTATAAATTTAACGTCACTTTAattgttcattttcatttggtaagttattctgtttctttttacctttttaataCATCCATTCGATTCTTTCAGCTCATTTCACTCTTTTTCTTAGGTTCTTTTCACATGCTCATCTGTTCATTCCTGAAACTCTTTGCAAAGTTTTGGTGAGGAATAATAGTTTCCAAAAGTAAAAGCAATGCTTCAGTGTTAAATCAGGAGTCGCAATTGTCCTCAGTGCAGCCCAACACCTTCCTCATCAACTTAAGCCTTTCTAAGACTCTAACATTAGCCTTAACAACTCTGTTTAACTCCGCAAATGACACCAAGGAGTTCCAACTGGCACAAAATCTTCAGTCTCCCCTTAATGCAAAATTCATGGGCCCCTGAGGAGGTTGGACATCTGAACATCTCTTCCAGCCTCAGAGCTAGTAGTAGAGAGGGAGTGTCTCTGCCATAAATCCTCCTATAATTAAGGTGTTCATGGCTTACCTGATGCTTCCTTATGGCTAATCATCTTTTACTGGAAAGCAGGAACTCATACAAACCTCACAGTCTTTAGATTAGTCCAGAGAACCCTTCAGCTCCCAAGTGCTCATTGGTACAACTAGCTTGTTGTATCAGAAGAGGAAGGTCTCAAAGGAGGTAGAGTGGGACCTGAGTTCAGCGAGGGCCATGATGATGTCTTTTGTCCTGATGTATACTAATTCTGCTTGTGTAAGGTTGTGATGAGTTGCTAGAAAACAGCTAGATCTAGAGTTGCACTGCTTAATGGGTCAGACTGCAGGATATACATGGGCAGAACTGTGGGTCTGGAAGGAATATCCAGCTGACTCAGAGACCAGTGTTGCTTACAGTAATGGTCACTGCAAGAAAACATGGATGAATTACAGCTGGGCTGAAGGTGCAGGTTTGGACAAGCAGGATTCTACTTGTCCAGGAGTAGTTGTTCTATGAAAGGAggtgagctgggagctgctggggacAGCTGAGCCACCACTGCCCATGCTGTGCACAGTCAAGTCACGCAATGCAGAGCTGATCACTGTGACCAGAGTCTCTCAAGGCTCGGGCACCATGATTTAGGATAAAGCCAAGGGGCCACTGTGCCAAGAATGGACAGCATTATGCACTAAtctccttgttttcttcctggattttaGGGACATTATATAGTTGTTTTACAAGCATTCTCTGATGATTCCGAGAAGAATATTATCACGTGCTTGAACTTCACCATGATAGTGAAACAAGATTCTTTCTGAATTcaacaaacatttcaaataaatccAGAGCTTAGAGTCTCCTTCTGCAAACAACTGGAATCCATCTTATGAAATATAAAGCAG
The DNA window shown above is from Meleagris gallopavo isolate NT-WF06-2002-E0010 breed Aviagen turkey brand Nicholas breeding stock chromosome 3, Turkey_5.1, whole genome shotgun sequence and carries:
- the LY96 gene encoding lymphocyte antigen 96 isoform X2 codes for the protein MRNQAFTTVASVESAPTCLLHSSDSSSHYFKFNVTPCSMLNKSVWYAAVTWIPKSDVTFLKIVFTVWYEGARALQWGEVLCSGTDDEYSLCGRLKGETIDTEFDIKGKRTLFPKGHYIVVLQAFSDDSEKNIITCLNFTMIVKQDSF
- the LY96 gene encoding lymphocyte antigen 96 isoform X1; translated protein: MFEFVFFILFTPGVSGFFCTSSDLELSYTFCDSSSHYFKFNVTPCSMLNKSVWYAAVTWIPKSDVTFLKIVFTVWYEGARALQWGEVLCSGTDDEYSLCGRLKGETIDTEFDIKGKRTLFPKGHYIVVLQAFSDDSEKNIITCLNFTMIVKQDSF